From the Clostridium putrefaciens genome, one window contains:
- a CDS encoding GGDEF domain-containing protein, producing the protein MLSVKLSKIPCTVVMIDIDDFKIINDENGHLVGDNVLRDFSQFINHKVNAVNGWVGRYGGEEFLVSLPKMNKEDSLNFMEKIRLDIENLCFNYNKKYIKVTISCGIYEINGSEEIDEVFTKADRRLYNAKGKGKNRIEI; encoded by the coding sequence ATACTTTCAGTTAAATTATCTAAAATACCTTGTACGGTTGTGATGATTGATATAGATGATTTTAAAATAATAAATGATGAAAATGGTCATCTTGTAGGAGATAATGTATTAAGAGATTTTAGTCAATTTATAAATCATAAGGTTAATGCTGTAAATGGTTGGGTAGGTCGTTATGGTGGAGAAGAATTTCTTGTTTCACTTCCTAAGATGAATAAAGAGGATAGTCTAAACTTTATGGAAAAAATAAGATTAGATATAGAAAACCTATGTTTTAACTACAATAAAAAATATATTAAGGTAACTATTAGCTGTGGTATATATGAAATTAACGGATCGGAAGAAATAGATGAAGTTTTTACAAAGGCTGACAGAAGGCTTTATAATGCTAAAGGCAAAGGTAAGAATCGTATAGAAATTTAA
- a CDS encoding YtxH domain-containing protein produces the protein MLKSMLEKKKKEIKRKERARALTNALIGTTAGALAGVLLAPKSGKDTRDDIKNAAQTLNDTVKDKSQNLSENIKVKAEDFKCKSAEAKCKIKNKLRESKQVLEDSEDISEETESEVENVVNETK, from the coding sequence ATGTTAAAATCAATGTTAGAAAAGAAGAAAAAGGAAATTAAGAGAAAAGAAAGAGCACGTGCTCTAACAAATGCACTAATCGGAACAACTGCAGGTGCACTTGCGGGAGTATTACTTGCTCCAAAGTCCGGAAAGGACACTAGAGATGATATCAAAAATGCTGCTCAAACCTTAAATGATACCGTTAAAGACAAATCTCAAAATTTAAGTGAAAATATTAAAGTTAAGGCTGAAGATTTTAAATGTAAAAGTGCTGAAGCAAAGTGCAAAATAAAAAATAAGTTAAGAGAATCTAAACAAGTTTTAGAAGATTCTGAGGATATTTCTGAAGAAACTGAATCAGAAGTAGAAAATGTTGTAAATGAAACTAAGTAA
- a CDS encoding CBS domain-containing protein — protein sequence MNIAFFITPKNDVVHETLDATMRQVLERMEYHGYTAIPLIDTDGKYVGTLTEGDLLWKLKNTPDLTFKNTSKVSIEDVPRKTKHKSVSINANIESLISLSISQNFVPVVDDNGIFIGIIKRSDIINYCYKNMESLG from the coding sequence ATGAATATTGCATTTTTTATTACACCTAAAAATGATGTTGTTCATGAAACTTTAGATGCAACAATGAGACAAGTATTAGAAAGGATGGAGTATCACGGTTATACAGCTATACCACTTATAGACACTGACGGTAAATATGTGGGGACATTGACAGAGGGAGACTTATTATGGAAGTTAAAAAACACTCCAGATCTTACTTTTAAAAATACATCAAAAGTAAGTATAGAAGATGTTCCAAGAAAAACAAAACATAAATCTGTATCTATAAATGCTAACATAGAAAGTTTAATATCACTTTCTATTAGCCAAAACTTTGTTCCGGTAGTAGATGATAATGGAATATTTATAGGAATAATCAAAAGAAGTGATATAATAAACTATTGTTATAAAAATATGGAAAGCTTAGGTTAA
- the yaaA gene encoding peroxide stress protein YaaA, which yields MKIIISPAKSLEFKKDIPYETYSKPEFLNCAEYLTKELKRLSKEEIVSLMNISYKLSEMNFYRYQSWNKDLNEGTRQAIYAFDGDVYKGLNAYDFNESEIDFAQNNLRILSGLYGVIRPLDLIKPYRLEMGIKLKNNMGDNLYTYWEDILTNYINNDLKDDKEKILLNLASKEYYKVLNRQYIDKDIKVLSPVFKEYKDGNYKIITIYTKKARGLMANYIIKNKINKLEQLKGLSQVKVGNYFI from the coding sequence ATGAAGATAATAATTTCCCCGGCGAAGTCTTTAGAATTTAAGAAAGATATACCTTATGAAACTTATTCTAAACCAGAGTTTTTAAATTGCGCTGAATATTTAACAAAAGAACTAAAAAGATTGTCAAAAGAAGAGATAGTAAGCCTTATGAATATTAGTTATAAGCTATCAGAAATGAACTTTTATCGTTATCAAAGTTGGAATAAAGATTTAAATGAAGGCACTAGGCAGGCTATATATGCTTTCGATGGAGATGTTTATAAAGGGTTAAATGCTTACGATTTTAATGAATCAGAAATAGATTTCGCTCAAAATAATCTTAGAATATTATCAGGGCTTTATGGTGTTATTAGACCTTTAGATTTAATAAAACCTTATAGATTAGAAATGGGAATTAAACTTAAAAATAATATGGGGGATAATTTATACACCTATTGGGAAGATATATTAACGAATTATATTAATAATGATTTAAAAGATGACAAAGAAAAGATACTACTCAATTTAGCATCAAAAGAGTATTATAAGGTTTTAAATAGACAATATATAGATAAGGATATAAAAGTCTTATCTCCTGTATTTAAGGAATATAAAGATGGAAATTATAAAATAATAACTATATATACGAAAAAAGCAAGAGGATTGATGGCTAATTATATAATTAAAAATAAGATAAATAAATTAGAGCAATTAAAAGGTTTGAGTCAAGTAAAAGTGGGCAACTATTTTATTTGA
- a CDS encoding ISLre2 family transposase → MYNVSLNENGLTFKEIEKKIYKMVCDEACHVLKNVLEALDEKLLKERDIKVYRNKGLKKTCLRTIMGDVEYSRRIYQFELEDGKTATKFLLDEYLGMDTIGNVSINLVETILTNVSEVSFRKTAENIKTMCNQEISAQGVWNIVQMVGEKINELEKRKIELNEKGALKGEKEVPVLFQEQDGVWLSIQGKDRPKGKNRKKELKLAVSYTGWKLRPGSKKEYVVIDKTVCASFNSSSHFKKVAEATIAEKYNVDEIETRILNGDGAKWIKATCEDQDIHFQLDPFHISQAIIRKVSDKKEQKVLLKLFRQGKVDEGLEAIVNMMIENNKDEVVFKKLTELYDYFVHNKEGLVPYKLRDNITMPTAPEGIEYRQLGTMEHNICDVLAHRMKGRKMSWSINGADNLSKILAEKFSNRLFSTLDKIYKNIIPKGVIDTVIREIPLSASAVNKKGTESKEYKIHTAPIPYSGAAVTLGRKVIQKLCGLKGFGSFSYN, encoded by the coding sequence ATGTATAATGTTAGTTTAAATGAAAACGGCTTAACTTTCAAGGAGATAGAGAAAAAGATTTATAAGATGGTTTGTGATGAAGCCTGCCATGTTTTAAAAAATGTGTTGGAAGCTTTAGATGAAAAGCTACTTAAAGAAAGAGATATTAAAGTATATAGAAATAAGGGACTTAAAAAGACTTGTTTAAGAACGATTATGGGGGATGTTGAATATTCAAGACGTATCTATCAGTTTGAACTTGAAGATGGTAAAACAGCTACTAAGTTCCTTTTAGATGAGTATCTAGGCATGGACACCATAGGTAATGTATCTATAAATCTTGTAGAAACTATTTTAACTAACGTGTCAGAAGTATCTTTTAGAAAAACAGCTGAAAATATAAAAACAATGTGTAATCAGGAAATTAGTGCTCAAGGAGTTTGGAACATAGTTCAAATGGTTGGAGAAAAGATAAATGAACTAGAAAAGCGTAAGATTGAACTAAATGAAAAAGGTGCGTTGAAAGGCGAAAAGGAAGTACCAGTGCTATTTCAGGAGCAAGACGGGGTATGGTTATCCATTCAGGGAAAAGATAGACCAAAGGGTAAGAATAGAAAAAAAGAACTTAAATTAGCAGTATCTTATACAGGTTGGAAGTTGCGTCCAGGTAGTAAAAAAGAATATGTTGTTATTGATAAAACTGTTTGTGCAAGTTTTAATAGTTCTAGCCACTTTAAAAAAGTTGCGGAAGCAACCATTGCTGAAAAGTATAATGTTGATGAAATAGAAACTAGGATATTAAATGGAGATGGTGCAAAGTGGATAAAAGCAACCTGTGAAGATCAAGACATACACTTTCAACTGGATCCATTTCATATAAGCCAAGCAATTATTAGAAAAGTAAGTGATAAAAAAGAACAGAAAGTCTTACTTAAGTTATTTAGGCAAGGGAAAGTTGATGAAGGGTTGGAAGCAATTGTTAACATGATGATAGAAAATAATAAAGATGAAGTTGTTTTTAAAAAGCTTACAGAGCTATATGACTATTTTGTACATAATAAAGAGGGCCTAGTTCCATATAAATTAAGAGACAATATAACTATGCCTACGGCACCCGAAGGGATAGAATATAGGCAATTAGGGACTATGGAACATAACATTTGCGATGTGTTAGCACATAGAATGAAAGGTAGAAAAATGAGCTGGTCTATTAATGGAGCCGATAACTTATCTAAAATTTTAGCAGAAAAGTTCAGCAATAGATTATTTAGTACCTTGGATAAAATCTATAAAAACATTATCCCGAAGGGTGTTATAGATACTGTAATTCGTGAAATACCTTTATCCGCTTCCGCGGTTAATAAAAAGGGTACGGAATCTAAAGAATATAAGATACATACCGCGCCTATTCCTTATAGTGGAGCTGCGGTTACCTTGGGAAGAAAAGTAATACAAAAACTTTGTGGATTAAAAGGATTTGGAAGTTTTAGTTACAATTAA
- the rpsA gene encoding 30S ribosomal protein S1 — MEDNIKGEEIKLDDMVKGEVIKEENETQLIEGADTKEEEITKDSYDFKKIQKGDVISGTVISVNKQEIFVNINYMADGIIPKSEAIENIEEELEPLFKEGDNVNVLVMELNDGEGNVLLSKNKAEAIKVWDDFEESLKESTLLSVMIKEEVKGGLIGYIKGVRLFLPASHVSIRHIDNLKDFIGKSLEVRVIELDRLKGNVVISRKVVELDDQNKKGEELWKELKIGEKRKGQVVRLAKFGAFVDIGGIQGLIHISDLSWKRISDPQEVVSVGDEVQVYILDFDKEKNRVSLGLKDLEADPWNTVNTKYKVNDIVEVNISNIAKFGAFAQIEPGVEGLIPLGEIQEERVINASDILQKGQKVKVKILNMDVDAHRITLSIKEAIDDGIDYSSFNEKADNITLADILGDKLKSFKVN; from the coding sequence ATGGAAGATAATATAAAAGGTGAAGAAATAAAATTAGATGATATGGTAAAAGGTGAGGTAATTAAGGAGGAGAACGAAACGCAATTAATAGAAGGTGCAGATACAAAAGAAGAAGAAATTACTAAAGATTCTTATGATTTTAAAAAGATTCAAAAAGGTGACGTTATAAGTGGAACTGTAATTAGTGTTAATAAACAAGAAATATTCGTAAATATAAACTATATGGCGGATGGGATAATACCAAAATCTGAAGCAATAGAAAATATTGAAGAAGAGTTGGAACCTTTATTTAAAGAGGGTGACAACGTAAATGTATTAGTAATGGAATTAAACGATGGTGAGGGAAATGTACTTTTATCTAAGAATAAAGCGGAAGCTATTAAGGTTTGGGACGACTTTGAAGAATCTTTAAAAGAGTCTACTTTATTATCAGTAATGATAAAAGAGGAAGTTAAAGGTGGATTAATAGGGTATATAAAAGGTGTAAGATTATTTTTACCAGCATCTCATGTTTCAATAAGACATATAGATAATCTGAAAGATTTTATAGGTAAGTCTTTAGAGGTTAGAGTTATTGAACTAGATAGATTAAAAGGAAATGTAGTAATTTCTAGAAAAGTAGTAGAATTAGATGATCAAAATAAAAAAGGTGAAGAGCTTTGGAAAGAACTTAAAATTGGTGAGAAAAGAAAAGGCCAGGTAGTTAGGTTGGCTAAATTTGGAGCCTTTGTTGATATTGGTGGCATACAAGGATTGATTCATATATCTGACCTTTCATGGAAGAGGATATCAGACCCACAAGAAGTAGTATCTGTAGGGGATGAAGTTCAAGTATATATATTAGATTTTGATAAAGAAAAAAATAGAGTATCACTTGGACTTAAAGATTTAGAAGCGGATCCTTGGAATACCGTTAATACTAAATATAAAGTAAATGATATTGTTGAAGTAAATATAAGTAACATTGCAAAGTTCGGAGCATTTGCGCAAATAGAGCCAGGAGTAGAGGGACTTATACCTTTAGGAGAGATACAAGAAGAAAGGGTAATAAATGCATCTGATATCTTACAAAAGGGTCAGAAAGTTAAAGTTAAGATATTAAACATGGATGTTGATGCTCATAGAATAACTTTAAGTATAAAAGAAGCCATTGATGATGGAATAGATTATTCATCTTTTAATGAAAAAGCAGATAATATAACTCTTGCTGATATATTAGGAGATAAATTGAAAAGCTTTAAAGTAAACTAA
- a CDS encoding tetratricopeptide repeat protein, translated as MSDKNKTKEFMSYGNAFYFEEPKLNKRKSISGLIMLILFSLINPLLIIGLVIYLFYIIYKMKVYKYKENIEALNAISLYKKESYKESLIHINNALKERPDSSKFNIIKALNHFKLGEYEKYIFYIDKIPYKILKNDLDLQLKLGESYEKTKDYENARNIYNKLHKMFPKSSYLKEKTTNLSR; from the coding sequence ATGAGTGATAAAAATAAAACCAAGGAATTTATGTCCTATGGAAATGCATTTTATTTTGAAGAACCAAAGTTGAATAAAAGAAAAAGTATTTCAGGATTAATAATGTTAATTCTATTCTCACTAATAAACCCATTACTAATAATAGGATTAGTAATTTATTTATTTTACATAATATATAAAATGAAAGTATATAAATACAAAGAAAACATAGAGGCTTTAAATGCTATAAGCCTATATAAAAAGGAAAGTTATAAAGAAAGTTTAATACATATAAATAACGCCTTAAAAGAAAGGCCTGATAGTTCTAAATTTAATATAATTAAAGCTTTAAATCATTTTAAATTAGGAGAATATGAAAAATATATATTTTATATAGATAAGATTCCCTATAAGATTTTAAAAAATGATCTAGACTTACAATTAAAATTAGGAGAAAGCTATGAAAAAACAAAGGATTATGAAAATGCAAGGAACATATATAATAAATTGCATAAAATGTTTCCGAAGAGTTCTTATTTAAAAGAAAAAACAACCAATTTAAGTAGGTGA
- a CDS encoding response regulator: MKRVVILDSKIYMRYRVKELIKKEDIEVYEASNYSQLLNRLLELKNSVSLIIIEINLKEEDGLEIIKKIRKKKIDIPFMVLTNLNTMDAFSRAIKEGAIDYFVKPFDEIKFNERVNRHVNGDFTIKSIKVHSGKEKSLNIDEYIEYEIEKSRSKNYPLSMIMTVFFKPLKNLTMDMNNDNMLIEDYVYGKLKSLLSDLQYFEKYSFRTFIGIYPNVDEKYISKSSMNMIDKIKNIKDRDSILKEYYFENVEITFPLEGMNKKQIMDKLTNKIEEKIKIKQTQIIK; the protein is encoded by the coding sequence TTGAAAAGAGTTGTAATTTTAGATAGTAAGATTTACATGAGATATAGGGTAAAAGAATTAATAAAAAAAGAAGATATTGAAGTATATGAGGCATCTAATTATTCACAGCTTTTAAATAGACTTTTAGAATTAAAAAATTCTGTAAGCCTTATAATTATTGAAATTAATTTAAAAGAAGAGGATGGACTCGAAATAATAAAGAAAATTAGAAAGAAAAAAATAGATATTCCATTTATGGTACTTACAAATCTTAATACTATGGATGCATTTTCAAGAGCTATAAAAGAAGGTGCAATAGATTATTTTGTAAAACCTTTTGATGAAATTAAGTTTAATGAAAGAGTAAATAGACATGTTAATGGAGACTTTACAATAAAGTCCATAAAGGTACACAGTGGAAAGGAAAAATCTTTAAACATTGACGAATACATTGAGTATGAAATTGAAAAATCCAGATCTAAAAATTATCCTTTATCAATGATAATGACAGTATTTTTTAAGCCCTTAAAAAATTTAACTATGGATATGAATAATGATAATATGCTAATTGAAGATTATGTTTATGGAAAATTGAAAAGTTTATTGTCAGACCTACAATATTTTGAAAAATATAGTTTTAGAACATTTATAGGAATTTATCCTAATGTTGATGAAAAATATATAAGTAAATCATCAATGAATATGATTGATAAAATTAAAAATATAAAAGATAGGGATAGTATATTAAAAGAATACTATTTTGAAAATGTTGAAATAACATTTCCATTAGAAGGTATGAATAAAAAACAAATAATGGACAAGTTGACAAATAAGATAGAAGAAAAAATAAAGATAAAGCAAACACAGATAATAAAGTAA
- a CDS encoding aminoacyl-histidine dipeptidase, with translation MDYVLKNLEPKPVFKYFEDISQIPRGSGNERGISDFLVDFAKARGLEVIQDDVLNIIIRKDGTKGYENSPRVIIQGHMDMVCEKNIGTDHDFEKDPLKLRIKDDFIYATDTTLGADNGIAVAYAMALLDSKEIPHPPLEVLITTDEETGMTGASNLDPKNVEGRILINVDSEEEGKLLVSCAGGLRNKITLPVLFEDSKEYKDIYTIKIRGLKGGHSGMEIDKGRANSNRLMSRILVNLLENIDFRLISLNGGSKNNAIPREMDAYIAINSNDYKKLNEIIEEYNKIFKNEYKTVDSDVKVSLEKVNENKRPFSKDSTEKAIRLLYMIPTGIQSMSMDIKGLVQSSTNLGVVTTTKDSVVFDSAVRSSIASLREDILLQSEMVAKLLGATLYTTSSYPEWEYDPDSKVRRICEKVYKDEYGKDVEIVAIHAGVECGLFEERFGKLDMISFGPNLYDVHTPQEHASISSVSNVWDYLLAVLKAMK, from the coding sequence ATGGATTATGTATTAAAAAATCTAGAACCTAAACCTGTTTTCAAATATTTTGAGGACATATCACAAATACCTCGTGGATCAGGAAATGAAAGAGGAATAAGTGATTTTCTTGTTGATTTTGCAAAAGCACGTGGACTTGAAGTAATTCAAGATGATGTACTAAATATAATAATAAGAAAAGATGGTACAAAAGGATATGAAAACTCACCAAGAGTTATAATACAAGGACATATGGACATGGTTTGTGAGAAAAATATAGGAACTGACCATGACTTTGAAAAAGATCCTTTAAAACTAAGAATAAAAGATGATTTTATATATGCAACAGACACTACACTTGGGGCTGATAATGGAATAGCAGTAGCTTATGCAATGGCGCTCCTCGACTCTAAGGAAATACCTCATCCACCATTAGAAGTTCTTATAACTACTGATGAAGAAACAGGTATGACAGGGGCTTCAAATTTGGATCCTAAAAATGTTGAAGGAAGAATACTTATAAACGTAGATTCAGAAGAAGAAGGAAAACTTCTTGTAAGTTGTGCTGGTGGACTTAGAAATAAAATAACTTTACCTGTTTTATTTGAAGATAGTAAGGAGTATAAAGACATATATACTATTAAAATAAGAGGCCTTAAGGGCGGACACTCGGGTATGGAAATAGATAAGGGTAGAGCTAATTCAAATAGACTCATGAGCAGAATATTAGTAAATCTTTTAGAAAATATAGATTTTAGATTAATTTCATTAAATGGTGGATCTAAAAATAATGCTATACCAAGAGAGATGGATGCTTATATAGCTATAAATTCTAATGATTACAAAAAGTTAAATGAAATTATTGAGGAGTACAACAAGATTTTCAAAAATGAATATAAGACCGTGGATTCTGATGTTAAAGTGTCTTTAGAAAAAGTTAATGAGAATAAAAGACCATTTTCAAAAGATTCCACTGAAAAGGCTATAAGACTTTTATATATGATACCAACAGGAATACAATCTATGAGTATGGATATAAAAGGATTAGTTCAATCATCAACAAATCTAGGAGTTGTAACTACAACAAAAGATTCTGTAGTATTTGACAGTGCTGTTAGAAGTTCAATTGCTTCTTTAAGGGAAGATATATTACTTCAATCAGAAATGGTAGCAAAACTTTTAGGTGCGACTCTATATACTACATCTTCCTATCCAGAATGGGAGTATGATCCTGATTCTAAGGTAAGAAGAATATGCGAAAAGGTGTATAAAGACGAGTATGGCAAGGATGTAGAAATAGTTGCTATTCACGCTGGAGTAGAATGTGGATTATTCGAAGAAAGATTTGGAAAGCTAGATATGATATCCTTTGGTCCTAATTTATATGATGTTCACACTCCACAAGAACATGCTAGCATATCTTCTGTTAGCAATGTTTGGGATTATCTACTTGCTGTATTGAAAGCAATGAAATAA
- a CDS encoding M3 family oligoendopeptidase, with protein sequence MEEGKLDMRWSLKELYPSFDSEEFVNDIERLKEDINLVNIWTHNMIKGYENLEENIESYIESQNQICSLYTRLASFCSLTLSADALNTTAQSYLEKVEKIFLPMVEVSTIFNKWIISLYDIDSIINSRNSIKEHEFYLREIIERKAYALSDREESTISKMKQTGSVAFGNLQKLLISTHKVDIEIEGKIESIPLTILKNFAFSNDKDMRKSSYEAELESYKKIEQPIVAALNGIKGEVITISNMRGYKSPLHYTLVNSRMDEDTLNSMMTAVKESLPEFRRYYQRKGEMLGHKDGMPYYDIFAPIGSNNKTYSYEEARDFIVSNFSSFSNDLGGFAQNAFEKGWIDAEPRNGKRGGAFCSNIHPIKESRILSTFNGSFKNVTTLAHELGHGYHGHILSKQSYLNSKYPMPIAETASLFCETLVRDAAINNSDKKTAFTILEGEINNSSQVIVDIYARFIFEKALFEKRKSSALSLEEIKETMIESQKKAFGTSIIEATLSPYAWINKPHYYYAERNFYNFPYTFGLLFAKGLFARYKKVGFEFTKEYDKLLSITGKASLKDIGNSIGIDITKIEFWRESLDGIKYNIQKFIDLSKDKDIL encoded by the coding sequence ATGGAAGAAGGAAAACTAGATATGAGATGGAGTCTTAAAGAACTTTATCCATCATTTGATAGTGAGGAATTTGTTAATGATATAGAAAGGTTAAAGGAAGATATAAATTTAGTAAACATTTGGACCCATAATATGATTAAAGGTTACGAGAATTTAGAAGAAAATATAGAAAGTTATATAGAAAGTCAAAATCAAATATGCTCTTTATATACAAGGCTTGCTAGTTTTTGTAGTTTGACCCTTTCAGCAGATGCATTAAATACTACAGCACAAAGTTATTTAGAAAAAGTTGAAAAAATATTTTTACCCATGGTAGAAGTGAGTACGATATTTAATAAGTGGATAATATCTTTATATGATATAGACTCCATAATAAATAGTAGAAATTCAATAAAAGAACATGAATTTTATTTAAGAGAAATTATAGAAAGAAAGGCATATGCTCTATCTGATAGAGAGGAATCAACAATATCTAAAATGAAGCAAACGGGTTCAGTAGCCTTTGGTAATTTACAAAAACTTTTGATATCTACACATAAGGTAGATATAGAAATTGAAGGTAAAATAGAAAGTATTCCCCTAACGATTTTAAAGAACTTTGCATTTAGCAATGATAAGGATATGAGGAAAAGTTCTTATGAAGCAGAACTTGAAAGTTATAAGAAAATCGAACAGCCTATTGTAGCTGCTTTAAATGGAATAAAAGGCGAGGTAATTACCATATCAAATATGAGAGGATATAAAAGCCCACTTCATTATACTTTGGTTAATAGTAGAATGGATGAAGATACCTTAAATTCTATGATGACTGCAGTTAAAGAAAGTCTTCCTGAATTTAGAAGGTATTATCAGCGAAAAGGTGAAATGCTAGGGCATAAAGATGGAATGCCATATTATGATATATTTGCACCAATAGGATCTAACAATAAAACTTATAGCTATGAAGAGGCAAGAGATTTTATAGTATCTAATTTTAGTTCCTTTTCAAATGATCTAGGAGGATTTGCACAAAATGCCTTTGAAAAAGGTTGGATAGATGCAGAGCCTAGGAATGGTAAAAGAGGAGGAGCATTTTGTAGTAATATTCACCCTATAAAAGAAAGTAGAATACTAAGTACGTTTAATGGCAGCTTTAAAAATGTAACTACATTAGCCCATGAGCTGGGGCATGGATATCATGGTCACATTTTAAGTAAACAAAGTTATTTAAATAGTAAATATCCTATGCCAATAGCAGAAACAGCGTCATTGTTTTGTGAAACATTAGTAAGAGATGCTGCCATAAATAATTCAGATAAAAAAACTGCATTTACTATTTTAGAAGGTGAAATAAATAATTCAAGTCAAGTAATAGTAGATATATACGCAAGGTTTATATTTGAAAAGGCTTTATTTGAAAAGAGAAAAAGTAGCGCTTTATCTTTAGAAGAAATAAAAGAAACAATGATTGAGTCACAAAAGAAGGCTTTTGGTACATCAATAATAGAGGCTACATTAAGCCCATATGCTTGGATAAATAAACCTCATTACTATTATGCTGAAAGAAACTTTTATAACTTCCCATATACATTTGGATTGTTATTTGCAAAAGGACTTTTTGCTAGATATAAAAAGGTAGGCTTTGAATTTACGAAAGAATATGATAAACTATTATCTATAACTGGGAAAGCCAGTTTAAAAGATATTGGAAATTCTATTGGTATTGATATAACTAAAATTGAGTTTTGGAGAGAATCTTTAGATGGTATAAAATATAATATACAAAAGTTTATAGATTTAAGTAAAGATAAAGATATTCTTTAA
- a CDS encoding rhomboid family intramembrane serine protease — protein sequence MKWLNKLERRFGKYSIKNLMLYIASLNFLVYLLIMVDPNNNVVSKLMLKPELVLKGEVWRLITFIFIPPNTSAFFIIFALYFYYIAGRGLEQEWGSFKLNVYYLFGILGTIIASFITKGSATATYLNLSLFLAFAKLYPDYEVLLFFVIPIKIKYFAYINWFIIIGSILTKKSWGLKLAAIVAIINYLIFFGKDIVQNKVQVRKVHKRREKFKSEIPYKSYIHKCTTCGITEKDNPDIEFRYCSKCNGYYEYCTNHIKDHNHK from the coding sequence GTGAAGTGGCTTAATAAGCTTGAAAGAAGGTTCGGCAAATATTCAATTAAAAACTTAATGTTATATATAGCTTCATTAAACTTTTTAGTTTATTTACTAATTATGGTTGACCCCAATAATAATGTTGTGTCTAAATTAATGTTAAAACCTGAATTAGTATTGAAAGGTGAGGTTTGGAGGCTTATAACATTTATATTTATTCCACCTAACACTTCGGCCTTTTTTATAATATTTGCATTGTATTTTTATTATATTGCAGGAAGAGGACTAGAACAAGAGTGGGGTAGCTTCAAACTTAATGTATATTATTTATTTGGTATTTTAGGTACCATCATAGCTTCTTTCATAACTAAAGGATCTGCAACTGCTACATATTTAAACCTTTCTTTATTTTTAGCTTTTGCAAAGTTATATCCGGACTATGAAGTGCTTTTGTTTTTTGTAATACCTATAAAAATTAAATACTTCGCTTATATTAACTGGTTTATCATAATAGGCTCTATTTTAACTAAAAAGAGTTGGGGGTTAAAATTAGCAGCAATAGTTGCAATAATTAACTATTTGATATTTTTTGGTAAGGATATAGTTCAAAATAAGGTTCAGGTACGAAAGGTTCATAAAAGAAGAGAAAAGTTTAAATCTGAAATACCTTATAAAAGTTATATTCATAAATGTACTACCTGCGGTATAACTGAAAAGGATAACCCAGATATTGAATTTAGGTATTGTTCTAAATGTAATGGATATTATGAATATTGTACGAATCACATAAAAGATCATAATCATAAATAA